In Streptomyces sp. SID8374, one genomic interval encodes:
- the clpS gene encoding ATP-dependent Clp protease adapter ClpS, protein MGQVSVATPVEIERPDSAEETFAVPEPDVPWVTLVHNDPVNLMSYVTYVFQAYFGYSKDKAHKLMLDVHQKGRAVVSSGSREEMERDVQAMHGYGLWATLTQDRN, encoded by the coding sequence ATGGGACAGGTGAGCGTTGCTACCCCTGTAGAGATCGAACGTCCTGATTCGGCCGAGGAGACCTTCGCGGTCCCCGAGCCGGACGTCCCGTGGGTGACGCTCGTCCACAACGACCCGGTCAACCTCATGAGCTATGTGACCTATGTCTTCCAGGCCTACTTCGGCTACTCCAAGGACAAGGCGCACAAGCTCATGCTGGACGTGCACCAGAAGGGCCGCGCCGTCGTCTCCAGCGGGAGCCGCGAGGAGATGGAGCGCGACGTCCAGGCCATGCACGGTTACGGGCTGTGGGCCACCCTCACCCAGGACCGCAACTAG